From Agromyces sp. SYSU T00194, a single genomic window includes:
- a CDS encoding Ku protein, with protein MRSIWKGALTFGLVNVPVKLYSATEDHDVSLHQVHEADGGRIRYERRCEVCGKVVKYQDIDKAYDDGEHTVILTKDDFDALPAERSREIEVVEFVPNDQIDPLMFERSYYLEPDSKSPKAYVLLRRTLESTDRTAIVRFALRQKTRLAALRVRDDVLVLQTLLWADEVREAKFGSIDEEVKISQKELDLSNSLVESFADDFHPENFEDEYQVELRKLIDAKIEQGEAIDTAATFGEREEGEPGGEVIDLMEALRRSVDSARARKSG; from the coding sequence ATGCGTTCCATCTGGAAGGGCGCGCTGACCTTCGGGCTCGTCAACGTGCCGGTGAAGTTGTACAGCGCCACCGAAGACCACGACGTGTCGCTGCACCAGGTGCACGAGGCCGACGGCGGGCGGATCCGCTACGAGCGGCGCTGCGAGGTGTGCGGCAAGGTCGTGAAGTACCAGGACATCGACAAGGCGTACGACGACGGCGAGCACACCGTCATCCTCACCAAGGACGACTTCGACGCGCTGCCCGCCGAGCGCAGTCGCGAGATCGAGGTCGTCGAGTTCGTGCCGAACGATCAGATCGACCCGCTCATGTTCGAGCGCAGCTACTACCTCGAGCCCGACTCGAAGTCGCCCAAGGCGTACGTGCTGCTGCGACGCACGCTCGAGTCGACCGACCGCACCGCGATCGTGCGCTTCGCCCTGCGGCAGAAGACGCGGCTGGCCGCCCTGCGCGTGCGCGACGACGTGCTCGTGCTGCAGACGCTGCTCTGGGCCGACGAGGTGCGCGAGGCGAAGTTCGGTTCGATCGACGAGGAGGTGAAGATCTCGCAGAAGGAGCTCGACCTCTCGAACAGCCTCGTCGAGAGCTTCGCCGACGACTTCCACCCCGAGAACTTCGAGGACGAGTACCAGGTCGAGCTGCGCAAGCTCATCGACGCGAAGATCGAGCAGGGCGAGGCGATCGACACCGCCGCGACCTTCGGCGAGCGCGAGGAGGGTGAGCCAGGCGGCGAGGTCATCGACCTCATGGAAGCGCTGCGGCGCAGCGTCGACTCGGCGCGGGCGCGCAAGAGCGGGTAG
- a CDS encoding GlsB/YeaQ/YmgE family stress response membrane protein, with the protein MGFFAFLILGLLAGAIAKLILPGRQGGGWFITLLLGVVGALLGGWLGSVLFGVGLEEFWSWQTWIVAILGSIVVILIFSLFTRKR; encoded by the coding sequence ATGGGATTCTTCGCATTTCTCATCCTCGGCCTCCTCGCCGGCGCGATCGCCAAGCTGATCCTCCCCGGCAGGCAGGGCGGAGGATGGTTCATCACGCTGCTGCTCGGCGTGGTCGGCGCGCTCCTCGGCGGCTGGCTGGGCAGCGTCCTCTTCGGCGTCGGACTCGAGGAGTTCTGGAGCTGGCAGACCTGGATCGTCGCCATCCTCGGCTCGATCGTCGTCATCCTCATCTTCAGCCTGTTCACGCGCAAGCGCTGA